The DNA sequence GCTCGCGGGGCGCCAACCGCGCGAACGTCGCCTGCGCGCCGATCAGCCAGCCGCCACCGGCGCCGATCAGCGCGTTCGCCACGGCCACGGCCCAGATCGGGGCGCCGACCGCCACCAGCAGGCTGGCCAGCAGGAACGCCAGGCCGAGCGCACGGGCGGCCATGACCTGACCGGCGACCCGGGCCAGCCAGCGACGACGCCCGACCACCAGCACGAACACGGCCCCACCGAACGACGAGGCGGCCAGCAGCGCCGGCCGCCAGGCCCCACCGGCCAGGTCCGGGGCGAGCGTCTCCGGCAGCGCCCCGGACAGCGCGGTGGTCACGGTGAGCAGGGCCACCCCGCGCAGGACCGGATGACCGGCGATGATCCGCAGGCCGGCGGTGGCGGGCGGGCGGGGACCCCGGCTCTCCTGCCGGCTCACCGGCAGGCCGGCGAGGACCACGGCGGCGAGCAGGAACGACACCAGGTCGATCACCAGGGCCGTGCGGGGACCGAGCGCCACCGTCATGCTCGCGCCGGCGAGCAGGCCGACGACCTGGCCGCTCTGGTTGGCGAACGCCGAGAGCCCGAACAGCGGCAACCGCAGCGGCACCGCCACCGCCTCGGCGGTGACCGCCACGTGCACGCTCGAATAGCCGGCCCGGACCGCGCCGAGCAGCCCGGCGGCCACGATCGCCGGCAGCGGCTCGGGCACCACCACCGGTACGGCGATGAGCGCCGCGCCGGCCAGCGACAGCCCGACCAGCATGGTGCGTCGGGCCGGCACGTCCAGCCAGCCGCTGAACACGGTCGCGACCAGCAGCGCGGGCAGCGTCCGGGCGGCGTAGACGGCGGCCGGCCCGAGCACCGAGTCGGTCTGGTCGTAGGCGAGCAGCAGCAGCGCGGCGAGCCCGACGAAGTCACCCAGCTCGGAGATGCCCCGGGCGACCAGCAGCCGGGACGCCACCGGGTGCCGGAAGAGCGCCCGGTAGCCGGGCGTCGCGGGGTCGGTCATCGGGCTGACGGGTCCGCTGTCTCGACCCGCGACGGCGCGCCCGCCGTGCCGCTCATCCGACCTCCGTAGACGCCGGCGGCCGACCCTGCCGCCGTTGGCATGGACTCAATTCGATGAGGAACCTACCCCGTACCGATCGGTACGGCAGCCCCTGATCGTGACGGTGGCCCCGACCTGCGTCGCGACGCCGGCGTCAGCTCCGCTACCCGCAGAACCGTGCCTGGGAGAACGGCGGTCCCGGCGCCACCTGGCCCCGCCAGACCGGGTTGATGGTGGCCGCCAGCGCCGGGGCCTGCCAGGCCGCGCCGAGCAGTTGCAGGGTGGGGTACTCGGACCGCTGCGACTGGACGTCCCTGCCTTCCAGGAAGTCGATCGCCCGGTCGGTGATGTCCGGCCGGCCCAGCAGCCCGCCGTGCAGGGCGGGCACCTCGTAGACCGGGATCTGGGTGAACGGACCGGGCGGGAGTTCCGTCGCGCTGACCGTGGGCAGGAAGGCGATCATCCGTACGCCGGGGACCGGGCACATGGTCTGGAACCGGTAGAACGGGGCGTTCGCCAGCAGCGAGCGGATGAACGGCTCGTCCGGGCTGTCCCG is a window from the Micromonospora sp. DSM 45708 genome containing:
- a CDS encoding MFS transporter, with protein sequence MTDPATPGYRALFRHPVASRLLVARGISELGDFVGLAALLLLAYDQTDSVLGPAAVYAARTLPALLVATVFSGWLDVPARRTMLVGLSLAGAALIAVPVVVPEPLPAIVAAGLLGAVRAGYSSVHVAVTAEAVAVPLRLPLFGLSAFANQSGQVVGLLAGASMTVALGPRTALVIDLVSFLLAAVVLAGLPVSRQESRGPRPPATAGLRIIAGHPVLRGVALLTVTTALSGALPETLAPDLAGGAWRPALLAASSFGGAVFVLVVGRRRWLARVAGQVMAARALGLAFLLASLLVAVGAPIWAVAVANALIGAGGGWLIGAQATFARLAPRERMGQVEATMVAGNIMLSGVGIFLLGGAAALFGPAAAYLAAGLMLLVVVLLTRVDRLPEPA